One Panicum virgatum strain AP13 chromosome 3N, P.virgatum_v5, whole genome shotgun sequence DNA segment encodes these proteins:
- the LOC120666392 gene encoding tryptophan--tRNA ligase, cytoplasmic-like, translating into MAAAEQGADAVKEEEEQVVNPWEVSAGKGGIDYDKLVDQFGCQRLNAALVDRVARLTGRPPHVFLRRGLFFAHRDFNDILDLYEKGEKFYLYTGRGPSSESLHLGHLIPFMFTKYLQEAFNVPLVIQLTDDEKFYWKNLTVEESKRLARENAKDIIACGFDVDRTFIFTDFGYVGGAFYENMAKVARCVTYNKAVGIFGFSPEDHIGKCSFPPVQAVPSFPSSFPHLFAGKDQLRCLIPCAIDQDPYFRMTRDVAPRIGYQKPSLIESRFFPALQGENTKMSASDANSAIYVTDSAKEIKTKVNKYAFSGGQDSIELHRKLGANLDVDVPIKYLNFFLEDDDELEHIKKEYKEGRMLTGEVKQRLILVLSELVARHQRARALVTDEMVDAFMAVRPLPRMFG; encoded by the exons atggcggcggcggagcaaggaGCGGACGCcgtgaaggaggaggaggagcaggtggtGAACCCGTGGGAGGTGTCGGCGGGGAAGGGCGGCATCGACTACGACAAGCTCGTGGACCAGTTCGGCTGCCAGCGCCTCAACGCCGCGCTCGTCGACCGCGTCGCGCGCCtcaccggccgcccgccgcacgTCTTCCTCCGCCGGGGCCTCTTCTTCGCGCACCG GGATTTTAACGACATACTGGATCTGTATGAGAAGGGGGAGAAATTCTACCTGTACACGGGGAGGGGGCCCTCGTCGGAGTCGCTGCACCTCGGCCACCTCATCCCTTTCATGTTCACCAA ATATCTGCAGGAGGCTTTCAATGTGCCCTTAGTTATACAGCTAACTGATGATGAGAAGTTCTATTGGAAGAATTTGACTGTTGAGGAAAGTAAAAGGCTTGCTCGTGAAAATGCTAAAGACATTATAGCATGCGGTTTTGATGTTGACAGAACTTTCATTTTCACGGATTTCGGTTATGTTGGAGG CGCCTTTTACGAAAATATGGCTAAAGTTGCCAGATGTGTGACATACAATAAG GCTGTAGGAATATTTGGATTCTCACCTGAGGATCACATAGGAAAGTGTAGCTTTCCTCCAGTGCAAGCAGTTCCATCCTTTCCTTCTTCGTTTCCCCATCTCTTCGCTGGCAAGGACCAACTGCGCTGCCTTATCCCATGTGCCATTGACCAG gATCCTTATTTTAGGATGACTCGTGATGTTGCTCCCAGAATTGGTTATCAGAAACCATCACTGATTGAATCAAGATTTTTCCCTGCTCTTCAG ggGGAGAACACAAAAATGTCAGCCAGTGACGCAAATTCTGCGATATATGTTACAGATAGTGCTAAAGAAATAAAGACAAAG GTGAACAAATATGCCTTCTCAGGTGGACAGGACTCGATAGAGCTCCACAGAAAACTTGGAGCTAACCTTGAT GTGGATGTTCCAATCAAGTACCTAAACTTCTTCCTTGAAGATGATGACGAGCTTGAGCACATAAAGAAG GAGTACAAGGAAGGAAGGATGTTGACTGGTGAAGTGAAGCAACGACTCATCTTAGTTCTATCTGAGCTGGTTGCTAGGCATCAGAGAGCTAGAGCTCTAGTGACCGATGAG ATGGTTGATGCATTCATGGCAGTCAGGCCTCTTCCCAGAATGTTTGGCTGA
- the LOC120666393 gene encoding riboflavin synthase-like — protein MAPPPATATAAAAAAVRPHRILRRGGGLLLPSPPCAATLPFASRRLRLPPPRFSLSPVPKSLSAASHVPVRSLFTGIVEEVGRVRRLGPPLAPSGGGGGGEAPGLDLEVETKSLLAGTQLGDSVAVDGTCLTVAAIDPAASTLTFGVAPETLRRTSLGERAPGDGVNLERALTPSSRMGGHFVQGHVDGTGEIAAFRPDGDSLWVTVRAPPEILRLLVPKGFVAVDGTSLTVVSVDDEGGWFDFMLVRYTQDNIVLPTKKVGDKVNLEADILGKYVEKLLAGRVEAMAKVDS, from the coding sequence atggcgccgccgcccgccaccgccaccgccgcggcggccgccgccgtccggccgCACCggatcctccgccgcggcgggggcctcctcctcccctcgccgccgtgcgccgccacgCTCCCCTTCGCCTcgcggcgcctccgcctcccgccgccgcggttCTCGCTCTCGCCCGTCCCGAAGAgcctctccgccgcctcccacgTCCCCGTACGGTCTCTATTCACCGGCATCGTCGAGGAGGTCGGCCGCGTGCGCCGCCTCggcccgccgctcgcgccgtccggcggcggcggaggcggcgaggctCCCGGCCTGGACCTGGAGGTCGAGACGAAGAGCCTCCTCGCCGGGACGCAGCTCGGGGACAGCGTCGCGGTCGACGGCACCTGCCTCACCGTGGCGGCGATCGACCCGGCCGCGTCCACGCTCACCTTCGGCGTCGCGCCGGAGACGCTCCGGCGGACGTCGCTGGGCGAGCGCGCCCCGGGCGACGGCGTCAACCTCGAGCGCGCGCTCACGCCGTCGTCCCGGATGGGCGGGCACTTCGTGCAGGGCCACGTCGACGGGACCGGCGAGATCGCTGCGTTCCGGCCCGACGGGGACTCGCTCTGGGTCAccgtgcgcgcgccgccggagATCCTCAGGCTGCTCGTGCCCAAGGGCTtcgtcgctgtcgacgggaCCAGCCTCACCGTCGTCAGCGTCGACGACGAGGGCGGGTGGTTCGACTTCATGCTCGTGCGGTACACGCAGGACAACATCGTGCTGCCGACCAAGAAGGTCGGCGACAAGGTGAACCTGGAGGCGGATATACTGGGGAAGTACGTCGAGAAGCTCCTTGCTGGGAGGGTGGAGGCCATGGCGAAGGTGGATTCTTGA